Proteins encoded within one genomic window of Eurosta solidaginis isolate ZX-2024a chromosome 1, ASM4086904v1, whole genome shotgun sequence:
- the LOC137238921 gene encoding keratin, type II cytoskeletal 1 produces MMGSLKITSFSAIMLVGIIASPIRAHYKKFGGGGFGGGYAGAFATSHVINNYQLAPVQVPVPVPVPIKVPHPVPVHVTKFLPVPIHISAPEVWPSSGWAGGFGGTSASASASSFGGGFGGFGGQGLEDFGGQSFGGFGGFRRR; encoded by the exons ATGATGGGAAGTCTC AAAATCACCAGTTTTTCTGCAATAATGCTCGTTGGAATAATCGCTTCACCTATAAGAGCGCATTACAAAAAATTCGGTGGTGGCGGCTTTGGAGGTGGTTATGCAGGTGCCTTTGCCACAAGCCATGTTATAAACAATTATCAACTGGCACCAGTGCAGGTACCGGTACCGGTTCCGGTACCCATAAAAGTGCCTCATCCAGTGCCAGTGCATGTGACGAAATTTTTGCCTGTACCAATTCATATTTCGGCGCCTGAAGTATGGCCTAGCAGTGGTTGGGctggtggttttggtggtacAAGCGCTTCGGCGTCGGCATCTAGTTTCGGTGGAGGATTTGGTGGTTTCGGCGGTCAAGGGTTAGAAGATTTCGGCGGACAAAGCTTTGGAGGTTTTGGTGGCTTTAGACGTCGGTAa